The Henckelia pumila isolate YLH828 chromosome 2, ASM3356847v2, whole genome shotgun sequence genome includes a window with the following:
- the LOC140879820 gene encoding uncharacterized protein produces MENNVKSEVNQLPEADSLPDGFVESSSPEHLEEEVTDYKEEKLLQLDSRSDSDVVITDGGGTSFGECSDNVGDQRDKVIGVADPLEAKTAPGDEKHDREKSFDKDLDVQTVRLEDISLRGSAEDNKKQVSEVKRKSVKRSFKSEKEFLEFTLKYQQVIVERDSAIAVRDKLESLCRELQRQNKMLMDECKRASSDGQNLRVDLSNKFQDAIKEVSSKLEEQKDECLSQLKENEMLKIKLKQLVDQYALSEQQHAQKLKQKTLELQLADLKHQQQEEKMKQEQSQMKLYAEQVAQLLATEKNLRLQLTADGEKFQQFQEALLKSNEVFETFKQEIEKMAKSNKELKKENAFLKSKSEKSDVTLIELADERERLKKQLEKTRNQKEKLESLCRSLQAERKANAVGSNNSLDSIPD; encoded by the exons ATGGAAAACAACGTGAAGTCAGAAGTGAATCAGCTTCCTGAAGCTGACTCCTTACCTGACGGGTTTGTTGAATCTTCGTCTCCAGAACATCTGGAGGAGGAAGTGACTGATTATAAAGAGGAAAAATTATTGCAGCTTGATTCTCGGTCCGACTCCGATGTAGTGATAACTGATGGCGGTGGCacatcttttggtgaatgtagtGATAATGTGGGGGATCAAAGAGATAAAGTGATTGGTGTGGCAGATCCATTGGAAGCCAAGACAGCTCCTGGAGATGAAAAACATGATAGAGAGAAAT CTTTTGACAAAGATTTGGATGTTCAGACAGTTCGTTTGGAAGATATTTCTTTGAGAGGAAGTGCTGAGGACAACAAAAAA CAAGTCTCCGAAGTGAAGCGTAAGAGTGTAAAGCGTTCCTTTAAATCAGAGAAAGAGTTTTTGGAATTCACTTTGAAGTATCAACAAGTCATTGTTGAAAGAGATTCTG CAATTGCTGTTAGAGATAAACTTGAGTCATTGTGCCGGGAGCTGCAACGGCAAAATAAAATGCTAATG GATGAATGCAAGCGAGCATCCTCAGATGGTCAAAATCTGCGAGTAGATCTGTCAAACAAGTTTCAAGATGCAATTAAG GAAGTAAGTAGTAAACTGGAGGAGCAAAAAGATGAATGTCTATCTCaactgaaagagaatgagat GTTAAAGATCAAGTTAAAACAACTTGTCGACCAATATGCTCTTTCTGAGCAGCAACATGCACAGAAG TTGAAACAAAAAACGCTCGAACTTCAGCTTGCCGATTTGAAACATCAGCAACAAGAAGAGAAAATGAAACAGGAGCAGTCCCAGATGAAACTATATGCAGAACAAGTTGCACAATTGCTAGCAACTGAAAAGAACTTGAGGTTGCAGTTAACAGCTGACGGTGAAAAGTTCCAACAATTCCAG GAAGCATTACTGAAAAGCAACGAGGTTTTCGAAACTTTTAAGCAAGAAATTGAGAAG ATGGCAAAATCGAATAAGGAGCTGAAGAAGGAAAACGCCTTTTTGAAGAGCAAAAGTGAAAAATCAGATGTTACTCTTATAGAACTTGCAGATGAG CGGGAACGCCTGAAGAAACAGCTCGAAAAAACAAGAAATCAAAAGGAAAAACTCGAATCCTTATGCCGCTCGCTTCAGGCAGAGAGGAAAGCAAATGCAGTGGGAAGCAATAATAGCTTGGATTCAATCCCAGATTAA
- the LOC140879596 gene encoding GCN5-related N-acetyltransferase 4, chloroplastic-like isoform X1, with translation MQTINFGGLSSTTTLVNGNGLSLCLNFKNLNHPFSKISHFGLSTSPTISGFLFFAGLCRASQVVEIFPTSPEIFVRDARIEDCWEVAETHCSSFFPEYSFPLDVVLRIDRLIGMLFGFSIPNGCKRTCMVAVAGSSGVDSFFLGKDDFKVGIFNGKLSQTKGFVIGILTVDTVADFLPRKGPLLQRRKEIAYISNVAVRESYRRQGIAKRLVAKAEAKARSWGCRAIALHCDIQNLGAKSLYASLGFKCVKVPENATWPQPKTSPDMQFNFMMKLI, from the exons ATGCAGACGATTAATTTTGGAGGGTTGTCATCAACCACAACTTTGGTAAACGGCAATGGCCTCAGTCTTTGTCTCAACTTCAAGAATCTGAATCATCCCTTTTCCAAGATTTCTCATTTTGGACTGTCCACCTCTCCTACAATATCAG GATTTCTCTTCTTCGCAGGTCTTTGTAGGGCTAGTCAAGTGGTTGAAATTTTCCCCACGTCTCCTGAAATCTTCGTTCGTGATGCCAGGATCGAGGACTGCTGGGAAGTGGCGGAGACACATTGCAGTTCCTTCTTCCCTGAATATTCTTTTCCTCTCGATGTTGTGTTGAGAATCGACAGGCTTATAGGTATGCTATTTGGATTTTCAATACCAAATGGCTGCAAAAGAACTTGCATGGTGGCTGTAGCGGGAAGTTCTGGGGTAGATTCATTCTTCTTGGGGAAAGATGATTTCAAAGTCGGAATTTTTAATGGAAAACTTAGCCAAACTAAAGGATTTGTGATTGGGATTTTGACCGTGGACACTGTTGCTGATTTTCTTCCAAGAAAAGGACCTCTTCTTCAAAGAAG GAAAGAAATTGCGTACATATCCAACGTTGCTGTTCGAGAAAGCTACCGTAGACAAGGGATAGCAAAAAGGCTAGTAGCTAAAGCAGAGGCAAAAGCCAGAAGTTGGGGATGTCGCGCTATTGCATTACACTGCGACATACAAAACCTTGGAGCCAAAAGTTTATATGCAAGCCTAGGCTTCAAATGTGTTAAAGTGCCTGAAAATGCAACTT
- the LOC140879596 gene encoding GCN5-related N-acetyltransferase 4, chloroplastic-like isoform X2 translates to MQTINFGGLSSTTTLVNGNGLSLCLNFKNLNHPFSKISHFGLSTSPTISGLCRASQVVEIFPTSPEIFVRDARIEDCWEVAETHCSSFFPEYSFPLDVVLRIDRLIGMLFGFSIPNGCKRTCMVAVAGSSGVDSFFLGKDDFKVGIFNGKLSQTKGFVIGILTVDTVADFLPRKGPLLQRRKEIAYISNVAVRESYRRQGIAKRLVAKAEAKARSWGCRAIALHCDIQNLGAKSLYASLGFKCVKVPENATWPQPKTSPDMQFNFMMKLI, encoded by the exons ATGCAGACGATTAATTTTGGAGGGTTGTCATCAACCACAACTTTGGTAAACGGCAATGGCCTCAGTCTTTGTCTCAACTTCAAGAATCTGAATCATCCCTTTTCCAAGATTTCTCATTTTGGACTGTCCACCTCTCCTACAATATCAG GTCTTTGTAGGGCTAGTCAAGTGGTTGAAATTTTCCCCACGTCTCCTGAAATCTTCGTTCGTGATGCCAGGATCGAGGACTGCTGGGAAGTGGCGGAGACACATTGCAGTTCCTTCTTCCCTGAATATTCTTTTCCTCTCGATGTTGTGTTGAGAATCGACAGGCTTATAGGTATGCTATTTGGATTTTCAATACCAAATGGCTGCAAAAGAACTTGCATGGTGGCTGTAGCGGGAAGTTCTGGGGTAGATTCATTCTTCTTGGGGAAAGATGATTTCAAAGTCGGAATTTTTAATGGAAAACTTAGCCAAACTAAAGGATTTGTGATTGGGATTTTGACCGTGGACACTGTTGCTGATTTTCTTCCAAGAAAAGGACCTCTTCTTCAAAGAAG GAAAGAAATTGCGTACATATCCAACGTTGCTGTTCGAGAAAGCTACCGTAGACAAGGGATAGCAAAAAGGCTAGTAGCTAAAGCAGAGGCAAAAGCCAGAAGTTGGGGATGTCGCGCTATTGCATTACACTGCGACATACAAAACCTTGGAGCCAAAAGTTTATATGCAAGCCTAGGCTTCAAATGTGTTAAAGTGCCTGAAAATGCAACTT
- the LOC140884539 gene encoding uncharacterized protein: protein MARGALLRLARSQTRTWTSVARFSPCPQTFGAKIDTNPVLKFAQVYKRMSSRATTSEDSSKISIGPQTRKEEENKEVDTSVVYYGPISSTIKKVKLLSLSTCCLSVSLGPVITFMTSPDMNVILKGAVASTVIFLSASTTAALHWFVSPYIHKLRWQPGSDSFEVEMLSWLATHLPRTIKFADIQPAETKRPFVTFKANGSFYFVDAEHCHNKALLAKLTPQKQAHGSAFKNL from the exons ATGGCGAGAGGTGCTCTCCTCCGTTTGGCCCGATCTCAAACAAGAACATGGACTTCAG TGGCTAGGTTTAGTCCATGCCCTCAAACATTTGGTGCCAAAATTGACACCAACCCTGTCTTGAAATTTGCCCAAGTTTACAAAAGAATGTCATCTCGAGCTACGACATCTGAAGACTCCAGCAAGATAAGCATTGGACCTCAGACCAGGAAAGAAGAGGAAAATAAAGAAGTGGACACAAGTGTTGTCTATTACGGTCCCATATCAAGTACTATCAAGAAAGTGAAGCTCCTCTCCCTTTCCACTTGCTGCCTCTCTGTTTCCTTAGGGCCTGTCATCACTTTCATGACATCACCTGACATGAATGTTATTCTAAAGGGGGCAGTGGCATCTACCGTTATATTCCTTAGTGCGTCTACTACTGCTGCCCTTCACTGGTTTGTGAGCCCTTACATCCACAAACTGAGATGGCAACCAGGTTCAGACAGCTTTGAGGTAGAGATGCTATCATGGCTTGCAACACACTTACCAAGAACCATCAAGTTTGCAGATATTCAACCTGCAGAGACAAAGAGGCCTTTTGTGACTTTCAAGGCTAATGGTAGTTTCTATTTTGTTGATGCGGAGCACTGCCACAATAAGGCATTATTGGCAAAATTGACCCCGCAAAAGCAAGCTCATGGGTCTGCCTTCAAGAACTTGTGA